A single region of the Aerosakkonema funiforme FACHB-1375 genome encodes:
- a CDS encoding ATP-binding protein, which yields MPPSQKSHLQLPTDLKALPQILSWFEQLHQPQIARKLWLRFQLALAEAFTNAVRHAHKNQSPEVPIDIEVTIFEDSIEIRVWDWGPPFDLHKKLSEMLSNEENDSGGGRGLQLMESITDHLSYTRTADDRNCLLMVKHYGGDSGLSQRSITDFN from the coding sequence TTGCCACCATCTCAAAAAAGCCATTTACAACTTCCCACAGATCTCAAGGCTTTACCTCAAATACTTTCGTGGTTTGAGCAGTTACATCAGCCGCAGATCGCGAGAAAATTATGGTTGCGATTCCAACTTGCGCTTGCGGAAGCTTTTACCAATGCGGTTCGTCACGCCCATAAAAATCAATCCCCTGAAGTTCCTATTGATATTGAAGTGACGATATTTGAAGATTCGATAGAGATTCGAGTTTGGGATTGGGGCCCACCCTTCGATCTTCACAAAAAGCTGAGTGAGATGCTGAGCAATGAGGAAAACGACTCCGGGGGAGGGCGAGGTTTGCAACTGATGGAGAGTATAACCGACCATTTGTCTTATACTCGCACTGCTGACGATCGCAATTGTCTGTTAATGGTAAAACATTATGGCGGGGACAGCGGATTGAGCCAGCGCAGTATTACCGATTTTAACTGA